A part of Oceaniferula flava genomic DNA contains:
- the zwf gene encoding glucose-6-phosphate dehydrogenase — protein MKNPFRKDLVSRSRPEACTVVIFGATGDLTHRKLVPALYNLQVEGALPAGVKIIGFARRDKSDEEFRSGLEELNKKVSRSGHDDKVWADFEQNIHYHQSEFQDQEGYDRLAERLDEIDRERGGKGNRLFYIASAPSFFDDVLEHLKKAGLSESEDSCWSRVIVEKPFGTDLPTAQHLNQVVNRTFNEKDTYRIDHYLGKETAQNIMVLRFANAIFEPLWNNNYIDHVQITCAENLGMEGGRGGYYDKAGALRDMVQNHLLQLLSLVAMEPPTDLSADGVRDEKVKVLRSMRQWDTPELVAENVVRGQYIAGHVDGEKVVGYREEDRVDPESMTESYVALKIMIDTWRWSEVPFYVRMGKQLPKKATEISIHFKEPPTVLFNALAGGVPGGNVLVIRIQPDEGISLRMVSKIPGANLRLEPVKMDFHYATSFGKGSPEAYERLLLDSMAGDATLFARRDEVEEAWKFIDHIENAWHESKNPPEMAEFVAGSWGPKEADELLAKSGHKWRRL, from the coding sequence ATGAAAAATCCGTTTCGAAAGGACTTGGTTTCCCGCTCCCGTCCAGAAGCTTGCACTGTGGTGATCTTTGGCGCCACTGGTGATTTGACTCACCGGAAGCTGGTGCCGGCATTGTATAACTTACAGGTCGAGGGCGCACTGCCCGCTGGCGTGAAAATCATCGGCTTCGCCCGCCGCGATAAATCTGACGAGGAATTCCGCAGTGGCTTGGAGGAGCTCAACAAAAAGGTCTCGCGCAGTGGTCACGACGACAAAGTCTGGGCCGATTTTGAGCAAAACATTCACTACCATCAGAGCGAATTCCAGGACCAAGAGGGCTACGACCGCTTGGCCGAGAGGCTTGATGAGATCGATCGCGAACGCGGAGGCAAGGGCAACCGCCTGTTTTACATCGCCTCGGCACCTTCATTTTTCGATGATGTGCTGGAGCATTTGAAAAAAGCCGGCCTCAGCGAGAGCGAGGACAGTTGCTGGTCGCGCGTGATCGTAGAAAAACCTTTCGGCACTGACCTTCCCACCGCCCAGCACCTCAACCAGGTGGTGAACCGGACGTTTAACGAAAAGGATACTTACCGGATCGACCACTACCTCGGTAAAGAAACCGCGCAGAACATCATGGTGCTGCGTTTTGCCAATGCCATTTTTGAACCACTGTGGAATAACAACTACATCGATCACGTCCAGATCACCTGCGCCGAGAACCTCGGCATGGAGGGCGGACGCGGTGGCTATTACGATAAAGCCGGAGCCCTGCGCGACATGGTGCAGAACCACTTGCTGCAGCTGCTCAGCCTGGTGGCGATGGAGCCGCCGACCGATCTTTCCGCCGATGGCGTAAGGGACGAAAAAGTCAAAGTCCTGCGCTCGATGCGCCAGTGGGACACCCCAGAACTCGTTGCCGAAAATGTGGTCCGCGGTCAATACATCGCCGGTCACGTCGATGGCGAGAAGGTGGTGGGCTATCGCGAAGAAGACCGGGTCGACCCGGAATCCATGACCGAGTCTTACGTGGCTCTGAAAATCATGATCGATACCTGGCGCTGGAGTGAAGTGCCATTTTACGTCCGCATGGGCAAACAGCTGCCGAAGAAGGCGACCGAGATTTCCATCCACTTCAAGGAACCACCGACCGTGCTCTTCAATGCCTTGGCCGGGGGAGTCCCCGGCGGCAATGTGCTGGTGATCCGCATTCAACCCGACGAGGGGATCTCGCTGCGCATGGTTTCCAAGATTCCTGGAGCCAACCTCAGACTCGAGCCGGTGAAGATGGATTTCCATTACGCCACCAGCTTTGGTAAAGGTAGCCCGGAAGCTTACGAACGACTCCTCTTGGACTCGATGGCCGGTGACGCTACGCTGTTCGCCCGCCGCGATGAGGTCGAGGAGGCGTGGAAGTTTATCGATCACATCGAAAACGCATGGCACGAATCGAAAAATCCACCGGAAATGGCCGAATTTGTCGCCGGCTCTTGGGGGCCGAAAGAGGCCGATGAACTACTCGCTAAATCCGGCCACAAATGGCGCAGACTCTAA
- the obgE gene encoding GTPase ObgE: MFIDHIRIYAEAGDGGNGVVHFRREKFKPKGGPDGGDGGDGGSVILRVDPAVDNLKAYSYDPKLIAKQGQHGAGNRKHGKTSKDRIGLVPPGTVVYRSNAETVSDAVELERGDGIDLEPIADLTEYGEEFVLCQGGKGGKGNWHYKTSTNQAPEEHTLGTEAEIGVFYLELRRIADAGMVGFPNAGKSTLVNKLSHATPKIGNYPFTTLNPMVGVVEFPKYRRCTVADIPGLIEGAHENRGLGHEFLRHITRCKLLLFVIDMAGSEGRDPIEDLQTLRTEVKMYDEDLSKFEWIIVANKMDMEGAEENLEMFKQRFPKQTVIPLSADTEEGLEDLRRELDQRVGYRKDKAQ; this comes from the coding sequence ATGTTCATCGATCACATCAGAATCTACGCCGAGGCAGGCGATGGCGGCAATGGCGTCGTCCATTTTCGCAGGGAAAAATTCAAACCCAAAGGCGGCCCGGATGGTGGTGACGGTGGTGATGGCGGTAGCGTCATCCTGCGCGTGGACCCCGCGGTCGACAATCTCAAAGCTTATTCCTACGATCCCAAACTGATCGCCAAGCAAGGCCAGCACGGAGCCGGAAACCGCAAGCACGGAAAGACGTCCAAGGACCGGATCGGCCTCGTGCCTCCCGGCACTGTGGTATACCGCAGTAATGCTGAAACCGTTTCTGACGCGGTTGAGCTCGAACGTGGCGACGGCATCGATCTCGAGCCGATTGCTGACCTCACTGAGTATGGTGAGGAATTTGTCCTCTGCCAAGGCGGCAAGGGAGGCAAGGGGAACTGGCACTATAAAACATCCACCAACCAGGCTCCGGAAGAACACACACTGGGCACCGAAGCTGAAATTGGTGTGTTTTACCTCGAGCTACGCCGCATCGCCGATGCCGGCATGGTCGGATTCCCCAACGCCGGTAAATCCACCCTGGTCAATAAACTTTCCCACGCCACACCGAAGATTGGTAACTATCCCTTCACCACGCTGAACCCGATGGTGGGAGTGGTGGAGTTTCCGAAATACCGCCGTTGCACGGTCGCCGATATTCCCGGCCTGATCGAGGGCGCGCACGAGAACCGCGGACTGGGTCACGAATTCCTCCGTCACATCACCCGCTGCAAGCTGCTGCTCTTTGTCATCGATATGGCAGGCAGCGAGGGGCGCGACCCCATTGAGGATCTGCAAACCTTGCGGACCGAGGTGAAGATGTATGATGAGGACCTTTCCAAATTTGAATGGATCATCGTGGCCAATAAGATGGACATGGAGGGTGCCGAGGAGAATCTCGAGATGTTCAAGCAACGCTTCCCCAAGCAAACTGTCATCCCGCTTTCGGCTGATACCGAGGAGGGCTTGGAAGATCTCCGCCGTGAGCTCGACCAGCGCGTGGGCTACCGCAAGGACAAGGCACAATAA
- the rpsP gene encoding 30S ribosomal protein S16, with protein sequence MLTLRLNRQGTKDRPFYKIVAVDSRKRRDGRYIEQIGSYNPMEDGVNYTLDVAKADDWISKGAQPSDTVRDIIKKARKESMQAEA encoded by the coding sequence ATGCTTACTCTCAGACTCAACCGCCAAGGCACCAAGGACCGTCCTTTTTACAAGATCGTAGCTGTGGACAGCCGCAAGCGCCGTGATGGCCGTTACATCGAGCAGATCGGCTCCTACAACCCAATGGAAGACGGTGTTAACTACACTCTCGACGTCGCTAAAGCTGACGACTGGATCTCCAAGGGTGCTCAGCCATCTGATACCGTGCGCGACATCATCAAGAAGGCTCGCAAGGAATCCATGCAGGCTGAAGCCTAA
- a CDS encoding ABC transporter ATP-binding protein: MEDTPAVQINHLVKEFASPFRKSKVRAVDDVSLTIMPGEVYGLIGPNGSGKSTTMKALLGLLSPTAGSCYVFGQNSMRTDSRQEIGFLPENPYFYKHLSGEETLKFYGKLCGLRGKLLKERVDEMMDLVSLTDARKRRIGGYSKGMLQRIGLAQALIHDPRLVILDEPTAGVDPVGSRQIRDLIVNLKERGVTVFLCSHLLEQVQEVCDHVGIIFKGKLVKQGRLEDLIAIEDQTEIVVRNATPRALARLRAVIADSENAEFIRMGKPRTTLERLFLEEARLSDEESEPSSDAAVSVEEPVESTSKEGEQDA, from the coding sequence ATGGAAGACACACCCGCTGTTCAAATCAACCATCTGGTCAAGGAGTTTGCCTCGCCTTTTCGAAAATCGAAGGTTCGCGCCGTCGATGATGTTTCGCTCACCATCATGCCCGGAGAGGTGTATGGTCTGATCGGACCTAACGGCTCCGGAAAATCGACCACCATGAAGGCGCTGCTCGGCCTGCTGAGCCCCACCGCCGGCAGCTGTTATGTCTTTGGCCAGAACTCGATGCGGACCGACTCCCGGCAAGAGATCGGCTTCCTCCCCGAGAACCCGTATTTTTACAAACACCTCAGCGGTGAAGAAACTTTAAAGTTCTACGGCAAACTCTGCGGTCTGCGCGGCAAGCTGCTCAAAGAGCGCGTCGACGAGATGATGGACTTAGTTTCCCTCACCGATGCCCGCAAACGCCGGATCGGCGGATACTCCAAAGGGATGCTACAACGCATCGGTCTCGCCCAGGCACTGATCCACGATCCCCGCCTCGTCATCCTCGACGAACCCACCGCCGGTGTCGACCCCGTGGGCTCACGCCAGATCCGCGATCTGATTGTGAACCTGAAAGAACGCGGCGTCACCGTCTTCCTCTGCTCCCACTTGCTGGAGCAGGTGCAGGAGGTCTGCGATCACGTTGGCATTATTTTCAAAGGCAAGCTGGTGAAGCAAGGTCGACTCGAAGACCTCATCGCCATCGAAGACCAAACCGAGATCGTGGTCCGCAATGCTACCCCTCGCGCTCTGGCTCGTCTGCGAGCAGTCATTGCCGACTCCGAAAATGCCGAGTTCATTCGCATGGGCAAACCTCGCACCACCCTCGAGCGACTGTTCCTGGAAGAAGCCCGGCTGTCCGATGAAGAATCCGAACCCAGCTCCGACGCCGCAGTCTCGGTCGAGGAGCCTGTCGAATCCACCTCCAAGGAAGGAGAGCAAGATGCGTAA
- a CDS encoding metallophosphoesterase family protein — MKVAIFSDIHANLEALEAVLADAEAQQCDSYICLGDVVGYNADPAACLEKVKEMGCPVVKGNHDLDCGHDTSLEMMNPVAAEALQWTREQLDPDQRKWLARLRMVRQVHDFTIVHSTLDQPTSWNYVTNKFDAMANFSYQVTPVCFYGHTHVPRVFIRDERVQEVPAESIQIEDGLKYFINAGSVGQPRDGDWRASYCIYDLDAKMISFRRVEYDLETAQKKIRDAGLPESLAERIAFGR, encoded by the coding sequence ATGAAAGTAGCCATTTTCAGTGATATCCATGCCAACCTCGAGGCTCTTGAGGCAGTTTTAGCCGATGCCGAGGCCCAGCAATGCGATAGCTATATCTGCCTCGGAGACGTGGTGGGATACAATGCCGACCCAGCAGCCTGCCTAGAAAAAGTCAAAGAAATGGGCTGCCCAGTGGTCAAGGGCAACCACGATCTCGACTGCGGTCACGATACTTCTCTGGAAATGATGAACCCGGTAGCCGCCGAGGCGCTGCAATGGACACGCGAGCAGCTTGACCCCGATCAAAGAAAATGGCTGGCGCGTCTGCGCATGGTGCGCCAGGTGCACGACTTCACCATCGTGCACTCCACCCTCGATCAGCCAACATCATGGAACTACGTTACTAACAAGTTCGATGCTATGGCCAACTTTTCCTATCAGGTGACCCCGGTCTGTTTCTACGGTCACACTCACGTTCCTCGGGTCTTCATTCGAGACGAGCGCGTGCAAGAAGTGCCCGCTGAATCCATTCAAATCGAAGATGGTCTGAAGTATTTCATCAATGCCGGATCGGTCGGTCAACCTCGCGACGGGGACTGGCGGGCCTCATATTGTATTTATGACCTCGATGCGAAAATGATCTCATTTCGCCGAGTTGAGTATGACTTGGAAACAGCTCAGAAGAAGATCCGTGATGCCGGACTGCCAGAGTCCTTGGCTGAACGCATTGCCTTTGGTCGATAG
- a CDS encoding OmpP1/FadL family transporter, translating to MKRTSPPSLTLSAVLLGATCAPLLGAGFQLAERSATGLGRAFSGEAAIADDASVLASNPAGMILLEDGALSTGLHYIHPSVDAYGITPSGSTSDSNIAEDALVPYFYYTRKLNQDWSIGLGMFSGFGLATDYSTSFASQAGTETSEILTVTINPSLAYRINDRWSIGAGLDFTYVKGKLTALNTSTDMVPGDVGATLFDLEGDDWAYGWNIGVLFELSEKTRIGLHYRSSFDLEIEGEASGDLVSLTGVYERDATLEVELPDTVELSIYHEINDQWSIHGDVLWTNWSKFKELAPVVHPAIDGSLLVEENWEDTFRYAIGVTYRHSDRVTYRAGVALDQSPVSHSHRTLRIPDADRLWVSIGATIKLNECYNLDVGYTHVFADDAHVDFESTGGNEGQFRGTASGDVDIFGIGISGTF from the coding sequence ATGAAACGCACATCTCCCCCCTCTCTCACGTTATCAGCCGTCTTGTTAGGCGCCACATGCGCCCCTCTCCTCGGCGCCGGTTTCCAGCTAGCGGAGCGCTCCGCCACGGGGCTGGGTCGGGCATTTTCCGGTGAAGCAGCTATCGCCGATGACGCATCCGTCCTCGCATCCAACCCAGCTGGCATGATTCTGCTGGAAGACGGAGCTCTTTCCACTGGTTTACATTATATCCACCCTTCGGTAGATGCCTACGGAATCACCCCCAGCGGGTCGACAAGCGACTCCAATATCGCGGAGGATGCACTGGTGCCGTATTTTTACTACACTCGTAAGTTGAACCAAGACTGGAGCATTGGCTTGGGGATGTTTTCCGGATTTGGCTTAGCCACAGATTACTCCACCAGCTTCGCCTCCCAGGCTGGCACAGAAACCAGCGAGATCCTTACCGTTACCATCAATCCATCACTAGCCTACCGAATCAATGATCGCTGGAGCATTGGTGCGGGACTCGACTTCACGTATGTAAAAGGCAAACTCACCGCACTAAATACCAGCACCGACATGGTTCCTGGAGACGTGGGAGCAACCTTGTTTGATCTTGAAGGTGACGACTGGGCCTACGGCTGGAATATTGGGGTCCTGTTCGAACTCAGTGAGAAAACGCGCATTGGTTTACATTATCGATCATCCTTTGACTTGGAAATCGAGGGCGAAGCCTCAGGCGATCTCGTATCTTTGACAGGAGTTTACGAACGTGACGCCACCCTCGAAGTTGAGCTTCCCGACACCGTGGAACTGAGTATTTACCATGAAATCAACGATCAATGGTCGATCCATGGTGATGTTTTATGGACCAATTGGAGCAAGTTTAAAGAACTGGCACCAGTGGTCCACCCTGCAATCGACGGCAGCTTGTTAGTCGAAGAAAATTGGGAAGACACCTTCCGCTATGCCATCGGGGTAACCTATCGCCATAGCGACCGTGTGACCTACCGAGCTGGAGTTGCTCTGGACCAGAGCCCAGTATCGCACAGCCACCGCACCCTGCGCATACCGGATGCCGACCGTCTCTGGGTCAGTATCGGTGCCACGATCAAACTGAACGAATGCTACAATCTCGATGTGGGATATACCCATGTCTTTGCGGATGATGCACACGTCGATTTCGAATCCACCGGCGGTAATGAGGGTCAATTCCGCGGCACGGCCAGCGGCGACGTCGACATCTTCGGCATCGGTATCAGCGGCACCTTCTAG
- a CDS encoding glucose-6-phosphate dehydrogenase assembly protein OpcA, with translation MTETTQDEYARALGKEVAIGSVDKELRQLWEEDKASTNASLVNLAVYSEAEGAILRNSEIVQAITREHACRAILIGIDRDAPEASIRAWITAHCHLSQQGSKSVCCEQLAFQLTGKATGRLRNTVFAHLNSDLPLVFWWQGELSPIFSERLYSLIDRFVFDSSEWSQPLESFQKINQVMEESDELYPLDLEWTRSYPMRLALAGLFDDPLAAQALEHFNQIRIVVHPDHAMAGLQILAWLVDSTGWQRSQELGLCGETSPESSQGYCFHFETNEGSNVTATVECDASSAQIGLVELSGADCTVRVLRNAGSSYQHQQLEAGDHQIDQLMPAASTDACELVADQLSRGGKNTLYRTMMPLFLDLLACQGG, from the coding sequence GTGACGGAAACTACGCAAGACGAATACGCCCGGGCGCTCGGAAAAGAGGTCGCCATTGGCTCCGTGGACAAGGAGCTGCGACAGCTCTGGGAGGAGGACAAAGCCAGCACCAATGCTTCTTTGGTGAATCTCGCCGTCTACTCGGAAGCGGAGGGTGCGATATTGAGAAACTCGGAAATTGTGCAAGCGATCACTCGCGAGCACGCCTGCCGGGCGATCCTGATCGGTATCGACCGCGATGCTCCGGAAGCCTCCATTCGTGCCTGGATCACCGCGCATTGCCACCTTTCCCAACAGGGGAGTAAGAGCGTCTGCTGCGAGCAGCTGGCATTCCAACTCACCGGCAAGGCGACGGGTCGACTGCGGAACACCGTGTTCGCCCATCTCAATAGTGATCTGCCACTGGTGTTCTGGTGGCAGGGTGAGCTATCGCCTATTTTTTCAGAACGCCTCTACAGCCTGATCGATCGCTTTGTATTCGATAGCTCGGAGTGGTCGCAGCCACTGGAGTCGTTCCAGAAGATCAACCAGGTGATGGAAGAGTCTGATGAACTCTACCCACTGGATCTCGAGTGGACACGGAGTTATCCAATGCGTCTTGCCCTGGCTGGATTATTTGATGACCCGCTCGCCGCTCAGGCGCTGGAGCATTTTAATCAGATTCGCATCGTCGTTCACCCGGACCACGCCATGGCTGGGCTGCAAATTCTTGCTTGGCTGGTGGACAGCACCGGTTGGCAGCGTAGCCAAGAACTGGGGCTCTGCGGTGAAACTTCGCCGGAGTCATCCCAAGGCTACTGCTTCCATTTTGAAACCAACGAAGGATCGAACGTGACCGCCACGGTGGAATGTGACGCATCAAGCGCACAGATCGGATTGGTGGAGCTCTCCGGGGCTGATTGCACCGTGCGTGTTCTTCGCAATGCAGGTTCCAGCTACCAGCACCAACAACTGGAAGCCGGCGATCATCAAATTGATCAGCTGATGCCAGCAGCCAGCACCGACGCCTGTGAACTGGTGGCAGATCAGCTGTCGCGCGGTGGTAAAAACACGCTATACCGCACGATGATGCCTCTGTTCCTTGATCTACTCGCTTGTCAAGGGGGCTAG
- a CDS encoding (deoxy)nucleoside triphosphate pyrophosphohydrolase, whose translation MINVVCAVLMDAEGRWLCCQRPEGKSLAGKWEFPGGKIEPGETAPEALRREIEEELGCLVHVQQELSTVEHHYEDFSIRLTPYLCVLEEGVPVAREHTEIRWVAGTHLAALDWAAADVPIWQEVLARG comes from the coding sequence ATGATCAACGTGGTTTGTGCAGTGCTGATGGATGCCGAGGGTAGGTGGCTGTGTTGTCAGCGTCCCGAGGGGAAGTCTTTGGCTGGAAAGTGGGAATTTCCCGGTGGGAAAATTGAACCCGGTGAGACTGCGCCTGAGGCTCTTCGTCGAGAAATCGAAGAAGAGTTAGGTTGTTTGGTGCACGTGCAGCAGGAGCTTTCCACCGTAGAACATCATTACGAGGATTTTTCCATCCGGCTAACGCCCTACCTGTGCGTCCTTGAAGAGGGCGTGCCTGTCGCGCGCGAGCACACTGAGATTCGCTGGGTAGCTGGAACTCACCTCGCTGCGCTGGATTGGGCTGCTGCGGACGTTCCTATCTGGCAGGAGGTGCTTGCCAGAGGTTAG
- a CDS encoding lactoylglutathione lyase family protein, which produces MTDYPKTFSHIGLSVPDVEKAVEFYEKVMGWYTIMKPTVVHEESDSAIGKMCIDVFGEGWGSFKIAHVSTGDKIGIEMFEFKNNEKPKDFEYWKTGTFHFCVQDPNIEELVKKIVAHGGKQRMPIREYYPNEKPYKMVYVEDPFGLVFEIYTHSYELTYSQGAY; this is translated from the coding sequence ATGACCGACTATCCAAAAACATTCTCCCACATCGGCCTTTCTGTGCCAGACGTCGAAAAAGCCGTCGAGTTCTATGAAAAAGTCATGGGCTGGTACACCATCATGAAGCCTACCGTGGTGCATGAGGAGTCGGATTCCGCCATCGGTAAAATGTGTATCGATGTCTTCGGTGAAGGCTGGGGCTCGTTCAAGATCGCCCACGTTTCCACTGGAGATAAAATCGGCATCGAGATGTTCGAGTTCAAGAACAACGAGAAGCCCAAAGATTTCGAATACTGGAAAACCGGAACATTTCACTTCTGTGTCCAGGATCCCAACATCGAGGAGCTGGTGAAAAAAATCGTCGCCCACGGCGGCAAGCAGCGCATGCCGATCCGGGAGTATTACCCGAATGAAAAGCCATATAAAATGGTCTACGTCGAAGATCCCTTTGGCTTGGTGTTCGAAATCTACACCCATAGCTACGAATTGACCTACTCTCAAGGCGCTTACTAA
- a CDS encoding MBL fold metallo-hydrolase, which produces MSIPNTKHIPIEDDPCDVISKAMRGMGLNESYLAEQAGLTTSEVQQAVNGNHTAAVLEKLATALNLSPQALSGLESYRPSPIAVEGLVQIVSDFGHAGVNAFVVSRGKQAVVFDTGTNAQPILDYLASQQLKAAALVITHRHSDHTAGLDSFADTPVIFPEDTEHQQEFECGGMHFTALDVSGHAQPARAYFHQELSSPLCVVGDSIFAGSIGGARSQSSYSQALKTIHDHIRPLPEETVICPGHGPMTTLAQETKHNPFIANM; this is translated from the coding sequence ATGAGTATTCCTAACACGAAACACATTCCCATTGAAGACGACCCCTGCGATGTCATCAGCAAGGCCATGCGAGGCATGGGTCTGAACGAAAGCTATCTGGCAGAGCAAGCAGGCCTAACAACGAGTGAAGTGCAGCAAGCTGTGAACGGAAATCACACCGCTGCGGTGCTTGAAAAACTGGCGACTGCCTTGAACCTCTCGCCACAGGCACTCAGCGGACTTGAGTCCTATCGACCCTCTCCCATTGCCGTAGAGGGCCTTGTTCAGATCGTCAGTGATTTCGGACACGCCGGGGTCAATGCCTTTGTCGTCAGCCGGGGTAAACAGGCGGTAGTTTTCGATACAGGAACCAATGCCCAGCCCATCCTCGACTATCTAGCGAGCCAGCAGTTGAAGGCTGCAGCCCTCGTCATCACTCATCGCCATTCGGATCACACTGCCGGCTTGGATTCATTTGCCGACACTCCCGTGATTTTCCCAGAGGACACGGAGCACCAACAAGAGTTTGAGTGTGGGGGAATGCATTTCACAGCCCTTGATGTCAGCGGCCACGCACAACCGGCACGCGCCTATTTTCATCAAGAACTAAGCAGCCCACTCTGCGTGGTCGGAGACTCGATTTTCGCTGGATCCATCGGTGGAGCTCGCAGCCAAAGCAGCTACAGCCAAGCACTCAAAACGATCCACGACCACATTCGCCCGCTGCCGGAGGAAACCGTCATTTGTCCGGGCCACGGGCCCATGACAACTCTGGCTCAGGAGACGAAACACAACCCCTTCATCGCAAACATGTAA
- a CDS encoding ABC transporter permease, which produces MRKNAIFSPSRIGVIAGHTFTQLVRMKVFYFLAVFAVLMLVASYFEMPWSRTTEDTAEQELVILKSTAMGAMAMFSVLFAIAATALLIPKDLEDRTLYTILSKPVPRLDYLLGKLLGVLFLVGSSLLIMDVLLTAILHVRTDGLIAAEMERGMSLGWPQEYLDIRKQEIAQQGPTWDLQAGIGAIFFKAMIMASIALLISTFSSSTLFTIVIAVVIYFIGHFTADARNYWLHKEGAEISFQAKIFSQAISLIFPDFQLYNIVDASIEGKKIGASIFNRLLVLTLFYTGIYSVLSWFTFRKKEF; this is translated from the coding sequence ATGCGTAAGAACGCCATATTTTCACCGAGTCGTATCGGCGTCATCGCCGGTCACACCTTCACCCAACTAGTGCGCATGAAGGTGTTCTATTTCCTCGCGGTCTTCGCCGTGTTAATGCTGGTGGCCAGCTACTTTGAAATGCCATGGAGCCGCACCACGGAGGACACCGCCGAGCAAGAGCTGGTGATTCTGAAAAGCACTGCCATGGGGGCGATGGCGATGTTCTCGGTCTTATTTGCCATCGCGGCCACAGCCCTACTGATCCCCAAGGACTTGGAAGACCGGACCTTATACACCATCCTCAGCAAGCCAGTGCCCCGACTGGACTACCTGTTAGGAAAACTGCTAGGCGTGCTGTTCTTGGTAGGCTCCTCACTGCTGATCATGGACGTTCTCCTAACTGCGATCCTACACGTCCGCACCGATGGCCTAATCGCAGCGGAAATGGAACGTGGCATGTCCCTCGGCTGGCCGCAGGAATACCTTGATATCCGCAAACAAGAGATCGCCCAACAGGGTCCGACCTGGGATCTTCAGGCCGGTATTGGCGCGATCTTTTTCAAGGCGATGATCATGGCATCCATCGCCCTCCTGATCTCCACCTTCTCCAGCTCCACTCTGTTTACCATTGTGATTGCGGTGGTGATCTACTTCATCGGTCACTTCACAGCGGACGCCCGCAACTACTGGCTGCACAAAGAGGGGGCGGAAATCTCGTTCCAGGCGAAAATCTTCTCCCAGGCGATCTCCTTGATTTTCCCCGACTTCCAGCTCTACAACATTGTGGACGCCTCCATTGAAGGCAAAAAGATCGGAGCGAGCATTTTCAACCGCCTGCTTGTGCTGACGCTTTTCTACACCGGCATTTACAGTGTGCTCTCGTGGTTCACCTTCCGGAAAAAAGAATTCTAA